In uncultured Desulfuromonas sp., the genomic stretch AGACGCTCATAAAAAAACGTGCTGCGAACCGAGCGTGGAATGGGTTTGGTCAACACCTTTACGCGGACTGCACCGGCATCATGATTGCTCAGATCGTCATCACTATGGGTGATGGCGGTTTCCCCTCGTACGGTCAGATAGCGATTAAACCGCCAGTTCCATTCCATCCCGGCGGTTTGTGCTTCAACCGGGGTCACAGACAGTTCCTCTGGCACGGTGGTTCCGTCATCTTTAACGTAAGAAAGGGTTGCAGTCATTTCCTGAGCAGGGGCATGCTGCCAACGGCTGTTGAAACCGGCGATATAGCGATCCACTGACTCATCGGTTTTATAATCATAAAGATCTTCCCACGACGGTTTTTGCAGACCGCCGATCAGGGTATGTTCCCAACCATGATCATAATCTCCAGACTGGTAAGCGGCTTTAATCCCTTTGACACTACTGCTGAACACCAGAGGGTTATAGGTTCCGGCGACATCGCCTAACTCAATATTCCATTGCTGATTTTGCCAATAGCCGTGAAAATACAACAGACGGGCATCACGGCTATCCACCTGCTGATTGTTTGTCGCACGACCGCGTAAATCAAACCCCAGACGACCGTTTTCTAAGCGACGGCTCAGATTAACACTCAACTCCTGTCTCCAGGTCGTTCCCTCTTCGACGGTACTGTCCGATTTGCCGTTAACATCCTGCCAGGCAATTTCACTTTCGGATCGCCCGCGAAGTCTCCAGGTATTCTCAGATGAAGACGTGGCGCCGACGGAAAGCATCGGTAGCAGCACAACAAAGCTAACCACGGATAAACATTTAAAGTATGACATCGTTATCGTCCTTTATGTTAACCGTTAGTTACCAAGTTGAACGGCTCGTTCGTTGTTGTATTCGTTACTTTCAACAACAACATCCTGATAGTCGATCACCACATGATCCCCTGGGGATCCGGAAGGACAGCTGTTCTTCGTCACACTCAGCTCAGCAGTATAGGACTCTCCCGGAGACAGGCTCGAAATATTTTCATAATAGACATTTTTGTAAGTAAAGATCGCGGCTTGACAGGGTCCGCTTAAGGCCGTGCCGCTATTGCGTACGGTGTAGCGTAGTGAAGCCGAACCACTGCAGAACAACAATGCCTGCTCAACAACCAAGTCGGGCAGCGGTTGCGGATCGTAATGACAGCTGCTGTCATACCAGTAGCCGCCGTTCTTACGACAACTTGCTAAATTGATACATAAATCTAAATGCTGTGAATCGCAAACAGGCAGAGGCTCTTGATTACACGTGTTGTAATACCAATAGCCTCCACCGACGGACTCGCAGTTTGATACATCGCACAAATAGAGATGCTGCGGGTCACAAACCAATTGGGGAGCAGCGTTACAGGTATTGTCATACCAATAGCCGCCACCGACGGACTCACAGTTAGACGCGTCGCACAAATACAGATGCTGCGGGTCACACACGAGTTGAGGTTCGGCGTTACAAGTATTGTTATACCAGTAGCCGCCACCAACATTTTCGCAATTTGAGGCATTGCATAAGTTCAAATGTTGCGGATCACACACCTCGTTCTGTTCAGCATGACAGCTGTTGTCATACCAATAACCACCACCTTGTGATTCGCAATTTGATGCGTCACAGAGATAAAGGTGTTGCGGATCACACACCGGCTGGGGATCAGAGTTACAGGAGTTGTTGTACCAGTAGCCGCCCTGTGATTCGCAGTTAGAGGCATCACACAGATAAAGGTGTTGAGCATCACAGACTTCGCCTTGTTCGGCATGGCAGCTACCGTCGTACCAATAGCCACCATATTCAACACAGTTTGTAACATCACACAGATATAAGTGATCTTTGTCACAGACATCGTCGGCTTGAGGATTGTCGTTGGGACGGGAGATCATTTCCTGTCCTGAAATCGGCGGAACTTCATCGCGCCACTCTTTCAAACTGGAGCCGAACAGATTGTTGCCTGCCAACTCCACCAACAGATAGTCGCCTTCAACGTCATCAAACAAAAAACGGGAAAAGCCACGGGTTGTCAGTTGGCGCCCATCATCCAGATCTTCATAACGTTTTTCCCAGCGAACATATAAAAACCGTTTAACATGATCCGGCACGATGCGATCAATCCAGTAATCAACATGATGGATTTCGTAGTTTCGGAAATCTGTATAAAGCGCGTCTGTAAAGGTGATGTAATCCTGACGAAAGCGCTCATCGGAAACCAGGTCCAAGAAACCTTGCGCATCTTCATCTTCATAGGCTGTCATCAACTCTTTGAAAACGGACTGAACACGATCAGATCGTTGCTCATCTTTTACCAGCAACTCACGGTCATAACTGTTGTCAGCTCCGGCAAAACCAACCGTACTGAGGAACAGAGTAAACACCATGATAAGCAGGATTGGTCTAGACACAGCCTTCATAGAATTCTCCTAATAAATAGTTTTTTGCATTATTGTAAGTCGCAGACTCTACAAAACTTTACATATTGATGCAATATAATTTTGTTTTCACACATTATAAACAAACGATTCGATCTTTAATCTCAAAAATACAATATAATTTTTTCTTTACACATTAAACATGAGATTCGCTCTTTAACCTCAAAATACTCCGTATAACTATTTATTTTATAAGGCTTTTCTGACAAAAAAAACAAAGAGCAAGCGACATCATTTAAATCGTCTTCCGGCGGCGCCAACGTGACTAAAAACGGAAGACCAGATAGCATCCATCCTAGATGGGTGTCGTCATGAGTTGATGAAAAATCTATAAAAATTTCCACATGCGTCTGATAAGAAACTGACCGGACAGCATTTTGAGGGGAATTTTATGGATAACGCATTGCATCGACACGAAATTTCCGATTCAGCATGGGAATTGATTGAACCACATTTGCCAGGACGTAAAGGCTCTGGGGGGGGGCGAGTAGCTAAGGATAATAGAAGCTTTATAAATGCCGTTGTCTGGATATTGCGCACTGGCGCCCCTTGGCGCGACTTGCCGCCGGAATACGGGGACTGGAAAAACACTCATCGACGGTTTTGCCGCTGGCGTGATAAAGGGATTTGGGAAAAGCTGCTTGAAACAGTTATAGATGAACCAGACTTTGAATGGCTCATGATTGATGCCAGCCACGCCAAGGCCCATCAGCATGCGTGCGGAGCTGTAGGCGGCAATCAGGATATTGGCCTGACAAAAGGGGGCGAAACAGCAAAATTCATCTGACCGTGGATGCGCATGGTATGCCGCCCAAACTCCTTATTACATCTGGTACCACGGCGGATTGTTCAGTTGCAGAAGACCTTATAGAGGAGATAGATGCAGATTATGTGCTCGCTGATAGAGGCTATGACAGTCAAAGCATCATCGATTGCATTGAGGAACGAGGGGCGAAGGCCGTCATCCCTCCACGAAGAAGCCGCAAAGAACAGCGGGATTACGACAAACATTTATCTGATTAGCGTTAATCTTCAGCCGAGGGGTGACATGATTTGTCATGAGCCTGAGTTATGATCTTCTGGAACCCCAAAAAAAGAGGTCACCATGAAGATGAATCGCATACAGTTTCAAGCAGGCTTGAGCCTGAACGAATTTCTAAGCAAATTCGGAACCGAAGAGCAAGGTCAATCAGCTCTCGAAAAGGCCCGTTGGCCCAACGGATTTGTTTGCCCAATTTGCCACAGTGAAAGCTATTGCAAAGTAAAGCATGGTCGAGTCAAAATTTTCCAGTGCAACTGTTGCCATAAACAGGTGACATTAACCGGTGGGACGATTTTTCACTCAACTAAATTGCCGCTGACCATCTGGTTTCAAGCGCTGTTTTTCCTGACTCAGACGAAAACCAGCCTCTCAACTCTGGAATTGATGCGCCGGATCGGAGTCTGTTACCGTACGGCTTGGTGGTGCCTATCTGGGCGGTGAGCGCACCGGGGGCAAGGTCGGACGGGGATCTGAAAACAAGATCCCTTTTATCGCGGCCATCGAGACAAATTCTCAAGGCCATCCAAAGAGAGCAGTGTTTACTCCAGTTAAAACGTTCAGCCGTGCTGAAGTAAAAGTTTGGGCTCAGCAGTTTTTGAACGTTTCAGCGACCGTGGTTTCTGACGGGCTGGCCTGCTTCCGGGCCGTTGAAACCGTGGGCTGTAGACATCGACCTGAAATTGTCGGATCGCAGCGCAAAAGCACTCAAATGGGTTGCTTTCACTGGGTCAATACCATTCTAGGCAATCTGAAGACGTCAATCGATGGAAATTATCATGGCTTCAAGTTTGGTAAATATGCCCATCGTTATCTGTCTGAGGTGCAGTATCGTTTTAATCGTCGCTTTGACTTAGCCAGTATTCTACCGCGGCTGTTGTTTGCGGGATGCCAAACCAGCCCTCGATCTGAGCGCTGGCTCAGACTGGCTGACGATTAGCGCTAATCAGGAAGATCTATACAAAATTCGTCACCTGGTGGAAAAAGCATCAGCCGACCGTTGACCTGCCTGGTTCCCCCTTAGCAAACGATAGGATCGTTAATCCAAAATCAAAAATAAGCGAAGGCCGAGGCATCCTGTGATGCTCCGGCCTTCACTTATTATATGTTTATTCCCCACACGTTCGGGGCTATTTTAATCTCATGCCAACAAAGATGAGTCAACCGTAGTCGCGGTAGGAACGCCGGTTACCCGGCGTCCCCCGCACAGATCCCGGCGTGCGGAATTGCCGCACCGGGCTCCTGCCTCAGGTCAGACGCAGAGGCGTTGATTCGGGTATGGGTGAGTCGCTTTTGCTCGGGGTATCCACCTTTCCATCCAGACTTCCAGCCGCTGCCATGTCAGTTTTCTGCCTTTTTGACTGCGACGGCGCAATGCATGGAGCCATGCGAATCCAATCTGGGTACGAAATGCGTCTAGCGCTTGGCGATTTCCGGGGACTCCATAGTCGTTGAAGTGCCCCTGTACCACCCGCCGTAACCATCGGCCCTGTTCCGCGACGGATCGATGCCGATTGCGTTTCAGGATGACGCGCACCTCTTTGACCTTTTCCCTGAGGCGCTTGCTGATGGTTTTACGCCGCACGGTGAACTTTCCATCTTTCCTCTTTTGGCCGCAGATATGGGTCAACCCGAGGAAATCGAAGGTTTCCGGCCTGCCCGCACCGCGTTCTTTGCGATTGGCAGCGGCGAATCGGCCGAATTCGATGAGACGGGTTTTGTCCTGATGCAGTTCCAGTCCGAAGTTTGATAAGCGTTCCTTGAGTTCGAGCTGGAATGTCCGTGCGTCGGTTTGGTGCTGGAACCCCATGACGAAATCATCGGCGTAGCGGACGATGTAGACGTCCCCTCGCGCTCGACGATTTCGCCATTGTTTCACCCACAGGTCCAGAGCGTAGTGCAGGTAGATGTTCGCCAACAACGGCGATATCACGGCTCCTTGAGGTGTCCCCACCTCGCTTCTGGTCCTTTTGCCGTCTTCGGACATCCCGGGCCGTAGGAATTTTCGTATCAGGCGTAGGATTCGTTTGTCGGCGACGCGGTGTTCCACGAATTTGAGCAGCCAGTTGTGATCCAGGCTGTCGTAGAAGCTGTGGATGTCCGCGTCCAAAACCCAGCTCACTTTGCGTTGCGTGATCGCTATAAAGATTGCATCTAGTGCGTTGTGCTGACTTCGCCCGGGGCGAAACCCGTAGCTGAAACCGAGGAAGTCCTCTTCGTAGATCGGTTGGAGGATATCCACCAGCGCCTGTTGGACTATATTTTGTCTTCCAACGAGGCGATGCCTATGGGGCGCTGTTTGCCGTCTGCTTTGGGAATCCAGATCCGTTTACTCGGTCTGACCCGGTAGGTGCCTTTATGGATATGATCTTGGAGTGTGGCGAGGCGGGGTTTCAATTGCTCGCCGTATTCCTGCCATGTCGTTTGGTCGATACCTTGTGCCGCCTTGGGATTGAGCTTTAGGTAGGCGGTGTGCAATCGCTCCATGGTGACATGGTGCAACAGATTGGTGAAGCGCAGAGTTTTGTCCCGCTTCGCGGCTTCTCGTATCCTGTCCAGTCCGCTCGTCGCTGCTTCCGGTCTCTGGGTACCGGTCACGGTCGTCTGTTCAGGTTTTCCCTTGGCCGAAGGACTTTTCTCCACGAACTCCGCTGGTGGATGGCCGCTCTGTTCCGGTTGAGCACCTTTGTTCGTTCGTTTCATCGATACTATTGTTTCGTCCGACTTCCGGAGATCGTGCATGTCGGGCGTTCAACCATTGTCTTCCCCGACCGGACCGGCGCGCTGGATAGACGCCCGGTCGATCCCCGGATCTCCCGGTTTCCGTGCATGGAGCTTGCGGACATGCCCTGGTTCTTTGACTCCGCGGGTCCGATGACGCCACTTGCGATAGCGCGGCGCTCCGTGCGGCCTTCCCCATCAAATCACAAGGTCGGCAACCCGAAAGGATGATTTCGGAGCTCAATAGCCCGGCCTGCACGCCCCCTGTCAACGCTTCGCCGCCGCTCTTGCGAGAGGCCGACGCATGACTCGGGGTCATGGCTGGTCGCTACCCGTTACCATGTAGAGGACTTTCACCTCCCGTTCCATGCCGGCTTATACCGGCGCTTTCGACTTGACCCCTTCGCACCGACTCCGGCTGAGATACTCGGCATACATCTCCAGAGTAATTCGCATATAGGGAGATCGGACACTCCCCGGCCACACGCTCACCATCACCGCGTCCGCTTCTTCGTACGAATACCCCAGCGACATCAGCCAGGCCGACACCGCTAAAACGCTTCGGGACAGCCCCAATGCACAGTGGACATGAACGGGCCGTTTATCCGAATGAATCGCTTCCACCACTCGGTGCAGCGCTTCCGGGCTCTGAATCGTCTGGTCCAGCAACGGAAACTGCTGTCGGGACATTCGTTCTTTATGAAACGGCTGCTCCGCCGCCAGATCGATGGTCCGTTCGATCCCGTGAGACTGCAGCCCTTCGTACTCGTCACCGGCGGGATAACGTCCGATAAACACATGATCCCGCACATGATTCAGCAGCGGCAGTTTGCGTTTATAATACCGCCACGACAGATAGTTTCCGGCAAAATATGGAAAAAATAGAATCCACTGCAACAGACTGACTGCGCCTGTTCGCCCCCTGACAATTGCCTGACCAAAGGCATAGACAATGCTCACTGCCAGAAGAGATACTGCAATCCAGAGCAAAAGGCCTGCCGCTATTCCGGCGTAAAAAGCACCGACAAGGCAGACAGCGGCACCGACGAGATAATACAACCCCATCTTCAGGCTACGGGGCGTTGTAAACCCTTTGGTCAGAAAACTCTCTTTGTTAGAAGGCACCACAGATAAAGACGCCAGCCCCACCGCCGCTCCTGTCGGAAGATCGATAAAATGATGCTGGTAGACCAGCAGTGTCGAGAGTGCCACCAGCCAAAACCAGATCGCCAGTACGCCTTTGATAACCGGATTGCGCAGATATTTTCGCATGGAAGCCCAGAGCACCAGTGCAAAGCCAATGTGTAGTGACGGAGCCTGGTTATACGGCAGATCAGCTTCCAGCATGCCAAACAGCAAGTGAAAGGTGCCGATATCCGGTTTCTCAAATCCAAACTGCAGCGGAAACAAGGCAAAACAGGCGACGGAAACAGTGATGATAAACAGCACCCTCGCCGCCAGCACCCGAAGTTCAAAACGGGAATACGGCATCAAAAATGCGATACAAAACAGCACATCCGATGACATATAGGGAACGATGAACGCTTCCACAAAAGGAATTTTCTGCTCCCATGCCATATAGAGCGACGGATGAGGGGCGCCGAGCCGGGCATACTGGTTAGCCGAACCGTAAAGCAGAAAAAAGAGGAACCCCATGAACAGCATCCAGACGAACCGCTCTTTGAGAGCCGCTTTTGCCTCCGGTGCCGGGTTGAATGCGTACGCCATCAACGGTCCCTGCTGAAACGGGCCACAGATACGGTGAATATGCCCCAGTCGTCGATCTTCATTCCGCGCTTTTTAAACCCTGCATTTTCAAACAGCCGGTCGAGTTCATACTGACTCCGGCGGCGCATCACCCAGCGCTGCTGCTGGTGATTCCCCAGGACATGGGCAATCTGTTCCAACTGTGGATGCCAGGGCTGGCCGGTGTAGACCAGATAACCACCGTCAGCGATGATGGACGTCACTCCGTCAATGGCATTGCCGATCAGCTCATTGTCGCCGAACAACTCGAAAACACCGGAAATCACCACAATGTTGGGGCGATACCCTGCCGCCTCGTAACTGGCCGGATCAAAGGCATCCATCTGCTCATACGTAATATTGGTCACCCCCAGCTCCGCAGCAACCTTTCTCCCCTGCGACACATTCTGTTCCTGATAATCCCGAACGCGCACTTCGATCTGCGGGTATTCCGCTGCCGTCTCGATCAGATAGCGGGCGGGACCGCCTGCTATATCCAGAATACGAACCGTTTCACCCGCTGCCAGCAGAGCCTCGATCGTCTCTTTGATGGTGGCGATACTGTTGATTTTGCGCTGCCGGATCCCTTTCCAGCCGATGCTGTCGAGATAACCACGGTCGACCAGTTTCCCCAGTTTCGTCACGCCCCGGGCCTCATTTTCGTAAACGTGGTCCAGCGTCACCCCGGAATCGAATCCGTACCGCAAGCCGATGCTGATCCCTTCACTTATAAAGCCGAGCCGTTTCATTGACAACCGCTGCAACCGGAAATTGAGACTCCGCAGTGGCGGAAGCGAACCGAATGCAATTCGATCGCACTCATTCTGAGTCCACCGTACCATTTCATCCAGCGACGCCGCGGTATTGGCTGAAAAACAGGTTTCCATAAACGCACCTACCTCATCGACAACCTTCTGCGCCTCCTGCTCGTACAACATCCCGTGATAGAAACCTTCGAGGGGAACAAAGCGTTTCAATGGTGATGAAAGCCCCGCATAAAAATCCCCCTGTACTTTGCTGTCCACCACATAATCGCTTCCGGCGGACAGAATCAGGGTCGGCACGGCAATGGCTGCGGCATCTGCAACGACACGGCGCCCCGCATTGAGCAGCGTCGTCAATTGCCGGGCGGGAATATTGGGGGTCACCAGCGGATCTTCATTATAACGGCGCTGCTCTGTTACATCATGGGTCAGATAACGGGCCTTAACGTAAGATTTGATATTCATCTCAGGCTTGAAACGGATGGCAAGCTCCAGAAACTGTTTGGCAAAAGGGGCATACAGTTTGATGTGAAACGCCGGAGCGATCAGCGCCATCCCTTTGATCATCGGTGCATAGTCGTGGACCCAGGTGGATGCGACAACCCCCGCCACGGAATTGGCCGTCACAAAGATATCATCCATCCCTTTGCCCTCCGTTTTACAGACGAAGCGGGCAAAGGCATCCAGGTCCCGAACCAGTGTCATAAACTCATATGTGGCAGGGGTTTCGGTATAGCCATGCCCCCGGTAATCATATGAATAGATGGTATAGTCGGCAAACACCGGGTTGTTGGCAATCCCATCCAGCCGTTCGGAATGTTCGTGCCCCCGGTGCAGCAACAGCATAATGCGACCGTTCCCCTTGGTTTCCGGTGCCCATTTTCGATAGAAAATTAAACTTTTATCAAAAGTTTCAAAGGTCCCAGTTGATAAAATCATCATATCTCCTTGTAGTTAATTGTTAGGGACGATGTCGAAAGGTAATATATTATTCCCAGAGCATTGTGGGGTACCTCTCTAAGTGGATGGCTCAAACTTCGGGTCACCGATAAACCTGGCTGAGTCGACTCTGCTCACTAAGACATTGGGTACAATCGCAAAAAGACAGTCTGACGCAGCTCTCCGGAACAGAGTGATCAGATTCACTCCCATGGAGCAAAACAGCCCTCACTGGCCAGATCGGCCATTGCAGCCTCAAGCTCTTCGACAAAACGAGCCCGGTTGCCTTCCCAGGATAAAACTTCACTGACAAAAACGTCGCAGAAAAAGGGGACCAGCAGAGCTTCACCTTTAGGCAGCGCTTTTCCCAGACCGTGCAGATAGACCGGAATGATTGGGACTTCTGGAGCGCTTTCGGCGATTCTGGCAATCCCGCTCTTGAATTTATCCAGACGTTCGGGTTCTCCGCGGGTCCCTTCGGGAAACAGGATCAGGATATTGTCGTCCGCCAAGGCTTTTTTGATAGCTGCAAAGGGATCTTCCCCGCGCACAAAGTCTTTGCGCGCCAACGGCAAAATACCGATGATCCGCTGGGCGAACCAGGCCAGATATTTATTGCGCAGAAAATAGTCGAGGGCGGCAACCGGTCTGATACGCGGCAGCAGCGACAACGGCAGTAAACTGATCAGTACCAGGGTATCGAGATGGCTGTTGTGGTTGGCGACCAGAATCGCCGGGCCCTGTTTCGGCAAGCGGTCCCGGTGGCGTACATTGAGTCCCAGCACCAGCGAGACAAGCACCTTGACCACCACGGCGAAAAACAGAAAACGGAGAACTTTATTCATATCGATCAATAATGCAGATAGTAAATAAAGTGGAAGAACAACGGCGCGGTGTAGGTCAGGCTGTCGATTCGATCCAGAATCCCGCCATGCCCCGGCAGCAGGCTGCCGCTATCCTTGACCCCGATATCGCGCTTGACCGCCGAGATGATAACATCGCCGATAAAACCGCCACCGCTGATCAGCAATCCGGCACAGGCTGATTCGATGAAGTTCAATGGGGTTAACAGCGGTGCTAGCAACATGGCACAGAGGATCGAAGTTGCGACCCCACCGCCGAACCCCTCCCAGGTTTTTTTCGGGCTGACGGTCGGAACAATCGGCGTTTTACCGAACAGTTTTCCCCAGGTGTATTGGGCAACATCGTTGAACTGGGTCAAGAAAACCAGGTACAACACCAGCCCGGCACCACCGGCGGCAGGGTTTCCGGCTGCGGGCAGCACCAGCAGAAAGGCCATGTGACTCAAACTGAAGACGGTGATCATGCCCCCCCAGTGCAAGGTTCCGGCAGCCCGCAGAAAGTCTTTGGTTTCACCGATCAGCATCATCCGGGTTGGCAAAAACAGAAAAACATAGACCGGGATAAAAATGATGAACATGCCGTACCAACCGATCGCCACCCAATAATATTGAATCGGAATCGTCAGATAAGCCCAGAACAACACCCGGCGATCAGCCCTGCGGGTCGGAATCAGGGAGAGGTACTCCTTCAGTGCCAAAAAACTGATCAAAGCAAAAAACAGGATGGAAATCGTCTTATTGGAGATAATCGCCAGACTAAACACCACAACCATGACCCACCAGGAGCGGACCCGCTGACTGAGTTCGGTGTAATCTTTATCGCGATTTTTCTGTTGTAGTAAAATCACGAGGATACTGGAGACCAGCAGAATGGCAAAAATGCCGCCAAGCATCCAAATGACATTATTTTGCGGCATCATCGGCAACCTCCCGCAAAGCTCTTATCGAACGATTGCGCATCGTCAGGATGGCCAGCACCAACATGATAGCCAGCAACGCGTTACTCCACCAGCCGGGGGACAGGCCGACACCGAGCAGCAAGCTGAGCAACCCGAATAGAAAAGCGCGGTCGCTTTTGCCGAACGGCCCGTCATAGCGACGACTGGCACCGATCTGCACTGCGACCACACCGTTCATTTCAATACAGATCGCCAGGACCACAACAATAATGACCAACCAGCCGGGCAAACCGTCGATGACAGCTAGAGGCAGATAGAGAGCAGCGTCCGAGAGCACATCACCGAGTTCGTTTAAAATCGCCCCCAGGTGACTCTGCATCGCATGTTCACGCGCGAGCATCCCGTCGATGGCATTTAACGCCATACGTACAAAAAGCACGATCGGGACAAGCAGTAAGGACCAATGCCGTATTGGAAGAAACAAAACAATCCCTCCGGTTAATGCCGACAGGATGGCCGCCGCTATAGTTACCTGGTTTGCCGTGACCCCTTTGCGGGCCAGTTTCTGCACCAACGGACGTAACAGATTTTGAAAACGCGGTTTAAGATCATATATGGTTGCCATCCGTTTCTCCTGAAAAAAATGTCGGTTGCCGCTGTTTACGAACTATTAGGGCAAAATCTTTATTT encodes the following:
- a CDS encoding CARDB domain-containing protein; translated protein: MKAVSRPILLIMVFTLFLSTVGFAGADNSYDRELLVKDEQRSDRVQSVFKELMTAYEDEDAQGFLDLVSDERFRQDYITFTDALYTDFRNYEIHHVDYWIDRIVPDHVKRFLYVRWEKRYEDLDDGRQLTTRGFSRFLFDDVEGDYLLVELAGNNLFGSSLKEWRDEVPPISGQEMISRPNDNPQADDVCDKDHLYLCDVTNCVEYGGYWYDGSCHAEQGEVCDAQHLYLCDASNCESQGGYWYNNSCNSDPQPVCDPQHLYLCDASNCESQGGGYWYDNSCHAEQNEVCDPQHLNLCNASNCENVGGGYWYNNTCNAEPQLVCDPQHLYLCDASNCESVGGGYWYDNTCNAAPQLVCDPQHLYLCDVSNCESVGGGYWYYNTCNQEPLPVCDSQHLDLCINLASCRKNGGYWYDSSCHYDPQPLPDLVVEQALLFCSGSASLRYTVRNSGTALSGPCQAAIFTYKNVYYENISSLSPGESYTAELSVTKNSCPSGSPGDHVVIDYQDVVVESNEYNNERAVQLGN
- a CDS encoding dual specificity protein phosphatase family protein, whose amino-acid sequence is MAYAFNPAPEAKAALKERFVWMLFMGFLFFLLYGSANQYARLGAPHPSLYMAWEQKIPFVEAFIVPYMSSDVLFCIAFLMPYSRFELRVLAARVLFIITVSVACFALFPLQFGFEKPDIGTFHLLFGMLEADLPYNQAPSLHIGFALVLWASMRKYLRNPVIKGVLAIWFWLVALSTLLVYQHHFIDLPTGAAVGLASLSVVPSNKESFLTKGFTTPRSLKMGLYYLVGAAVCLVGAFYAGIAAGLLLWIAVSLLAVSIVYAFGQAIVRGRTGAVSLLQWILFFPYFAGNYLSWRYYKRKLPLLNHVRDHVFIGRYPAGDEYEGLQSHGIERTIDLAAEQPFHKERMSRQQFPLLDQTIQSPEALHRVVEAIHSDKRPVHVHCALGLSRSVLAVSAWLMSLGYSYEEADAVMVSVWPGSVRSPYMRITLEMYAEYLSRSRCEGVKSKAPV
- a CDS encoding alpha/beta fold hydrolase, encoding MILSTGTFETFDKSLIFYRKWAPETKGNGRIMLLLHRGHEHSERLDGIANNPVFADYTIYSYDYRGHGYTETPATYEFMTLVRDLDAFARFVCKTEGKGMDDIFVTANSVAGVVASTWVHDYAPMIKGMALIAPAFHIKLYAPFAKQFLELAIRFKPEMNIKSYVKARYLTHDVTEQRRYNEDPLVTPNIPARQLTTLLNAGRRVVADAAAIAVPTLILSAGSDYVVDSKVQGDFYAGLSSPLKRFVPLEGFYHGMLYEQEAQKVVDEVGAFMETCFSANTAASLDEMVRWTQNECDRIAFGSLPPLRSLNFRLQRLSMKRLGFISEGISIGLRYGFDSGVTLDHVYENEARGVTKLGKLVDRGYLDSIGWKGIRQRKINSIATIKETIEALLAAGETVRILDIAGGPARYLIETAAEYPQIEVRVRDYQEQNVSQGRKVAAELGVTNITYEQMDAFDPASYEAAGYRPNIVVISGVFELFGDNELIGNAIDGVTSIIADGGYLVYTGQPWHPQLEQIAHVLGNHQQQRWVMRRRSQYELDRLFENAGFKKRGMKIDDWGIFTVSVARFSRDR
- a CDS encoding lysophospholipid acyltransferase family protein, with the translated sequence MNKVLRFLFFAVVVKVLVSLVLGLNVRHRDRLPKQGPAILVANHNSHLDTLVLISLLPLSLLPRIRPVAALDYFLRNKYLAWFAQRIIGILPLARKDFVRGEDPFAAIKKALADDNILILFPEGTRGEPERLDKFKSGIARIAESAPEVPIIPVYLHGLGKALPKGEALLVPFFCDVFVSEVLSWEGNRARFVEELEAAMADLASEGCFAPWE
- a CDS encoding phosphatidate cytidylyltransferase, whose product is MMPQNNVIWMLGGIFAILLVSSILVILLQQKNRDKDYTELSQRVRSWWVMVVVFSLAIISNKTISILFFALISFLALKEYLSLIPTRRADRRVLFWAYLTIPIQYYWVAIGWYGMFIIFIPVYVFLFLPTRMMLIGETKDFLRAAGTLHWGGMITVFSLSHMAFLLVLPAAGNPAAGGAGLVLYLVFLTQFNDVAQYTWGKLFGKTPIVPTVSPKKTWEGFGGGVATSILCAMLLAPLLTPLNFIESACAGLLISGGGFIGDVIISAVKRDIGVKDSGSLLPGHGGILDRIDSLTYTAPLFFHFIYYLHY
- a CDS encoding CDP-alcohol phosphatidyltransferase family protein, with amino-acid sequence MATIYDLKPRFQNLLRPLVQKLARKGVTANQVTIAAAILSALTGGIVLFLPIRHWSLLLVPIVLFVRMALNAIDGMLAREHAMQSHLGAILNELGDVLSDAALYLPLAVIDGLPGWLVIIVVVLAICIEMNGVVAVQIGASRRYDGPFGKSDRAFLFGLLSLLLGVGLSPGWWSNALLAIMLVLAILTMRNRSIRALREVADDAAK